Proteins from one Nitrobacteraceae bacterium AZCC 2146 genomic window:
- a CDS encoding glutaryl-CoA dehydrogenase (product_source=KO:K00252; cath_funfam=1.10.540.10,1.20.140.10,2.40.110.10; cog=COG1960; ko=KO:K00252; pfam=PF00441,PF02770,PF02771; superfamily=47203,56645), with product MSVRPQTKDKPAPVNFQWDDAFLLDDQLTEDERMIRDTARAYAQDKLLPRVTNAYLNEHTDREIFNEMGELGLIGITLPEDYGCANASYVAYGLVAREIERVDSGYRSMNSVQSSLVMYPIYAYGDENQRKKYLPKLASGEWVGCFGLTEPDAGSDPGGMKTRAEKVSDGYRITGSKMWISNAPIADVFVVWAKSAEHNNQIRGFILEKGMKGLSAPKIGGKLSLRASITGEIVMDGVVVPESALLPNVSGLKGPFGCLNRARYGISWGVLGAAEDCMARARQYTLDRKQFNRPLAATQLVQKKLADMQTEIALGLQGSLRVGRLMDEGKMAPEMISIVKRNNCGKALDIARVARDMHGGNGIQIEYHVMRHAQNLETVNTYEGTHDVHALILGRAITGIQAFG from the coding sequence ATGAGCGTCCGCCCCCAGACCAAGGACAAGCCGGCCCCGGTGAATTTCCAGTGGGACGATGCGTTCCTGCTCGACGATCAGCTCACCGAAGACGAGCGCATGATCCGCGACACCGCGCGCGCCTACGCGCAGGACAAGCTGCTGCCGCGCGTCACCAACGCCTATCTCAATGAGCACACCGACCGCGAGATCTTCAACGAGATGGGCGAGCTCGGCCTGATCGGCATCACGCTGCCCGAGGACTATGGCTGCGCCAATGCCAGCTACGTCGCCTACGGCCTGGTGGCCCGCGAGATCGAGCGCGTCGATTCCGGCTATCGCTCGATGAACTCCGTGCAGTCGTCGCTGGTGATGTATCCGATCTACGCCTATGGCGACGAGAACCAGCGCAAGAAATACCTGCCCAAGCTCGCCTCCGGCGAGTGGGTCGGCTGCTTCGGCCTCACCGAGCCCGATGCGGGCTCCGATCCCGGCGGCATGAAGACCCGTGCCGAGAAGGTATCCGACGGCTACCGCATCACCGGTTCGAAGATGTGGATCTCCAATGCGCCGATCGCCGACGTGTTCGTCGTGTGGGCGAAGTCCGCCGAACATAACAACCAGATCCGCGGCTTCATCCTCGAGAAGGGCATGAAAGGCCTGTCCGCGCCGAAGATCGGCGGCAAGCTTTCGCTACGCGCCTCGATCACTGGCGAGATCGTGATGGATGGCGTGGTGGTGCCGGAAAGCGCGCTGCTGCCCAATGTCTCCGGCCTGAAGGGGCCGTTCGGCTGTCTCAACCGCGCCCGCTACGGCATCTCCTGGGGCGTGCTGGGCGCGGCGGAAGACTGCATGGCGCGTGCCCGGCAGTACACGCTGGACCGCAAGCAGTTCAACCGCCCGCTGGCGGCGACGCAGCTGGTACAGAAGAAGCTCGCCGACATGCAGACCGAAATCGCGCTGGGCCTGCAGGGCTCGCTGCGCGTTGGCCGTCTGATGGACGAAGGCAAGATGGCGCCGGAAATGATCTCGATCGTCAAGCGCAACAATTGCGGCAAGGCCCTGGATATCGCCCGCGTCGCCCGCGACATGCACGGCGGCAACGGCATCCAGATCGAATACCACGTGATGCGCCACGCCCAGAACCTCGAAACCGTCAACACCTACGAGGGCACCCACGACGTTCACGCCCTGATCCTCGGCCGCGCCATCACCGGCATCCAGGCGTTCGGTTAG
- a CDS encoding hypothetical protein (product_source=Hypo-rule applied): MPGLAPGIFRSHILVIPGHGRLSPDVNPESRDGFKLGDSHVEIPGSVPSPAGAGTAPE, from the coding sequence ATGCCCGGCCTCGCGCCGGGCATTTTTCGTTCGCACATACTCGTCATTCCGGGGCACGGCCGGCTCTCGCCGGACGTGAACCCGGAATCCCGGGATGGCTTCAAGCTCGGTGACTCCCATGTCGAGATTCCGGGTTCGGTTCCGTCGCCTGCCGGCGCCGGCACCGCCCCGGAATGA
- a CDS encoding glyoxylase-like metal-dependent hydrolase (beta-lactamase superfamily II) (product_source=COG0491; cath_funfam=1.10.10.10,3.60.15.10; cog=COG0491; pfam=PF00753,PF17778; smart=SM00849; superfamily=56281): MSDNDDIPFNRDFPLKPGVVDQVRPGVRRILCDNPSPFTFTGTNSYIIGTGKVAIIDPGPSNEAHAQALLDAVKGETVTHIIVTHTHSDHSPNTARLKAATSATVYAEGVHRASRPRYESEKGSSESGADRDFRPDVTVRDGDVIEGDGWALQAVATPGHTANHMAFAWPERKFLFVGDHVMGWSTSIVAPPDGSMIDYMASLEKLAARDEDLYFSGHGPEIPDAQRFVRFLIRHRQAREASILHRLAKGAADIPTLVRAIYIGIDPRLTGAAGYSVLAHLEDLVARGIVATDGDPVISGSYRMAA; encoded by the coding sequence ATGAGCGACAACGACGACATCCCGTTCAACCGTGACTTTCCGCTCAAGCCTGGCGTCGTCGACCAGGTCCGCCCCGGCGTGCGGCGCATTCTCTGCGATAACCCGTCGCCGTTCACCTTCACCGGCACCAACAGCTACATCATAGGCACCGGCAAGGTCGCGATCATCGATCCCGGCCCCAGCAACGAGGCCCATGCGCAGGCGTTGCTCGACGCGGTGAAGGGCGAGACCGTCACTCACATCATCGTCACCCACACCCACAGCGATCATTCGCCGAACACCGCGCGCCTCAAGGCCGCCACGTCAGCCACGGTCTATGCCGAGGGCGTGCACCGCGCTTCCCGGCCGCGCTACGAGAGCGAAAAAGGCTCTTCCGAGTCCGGGGCTGATCGCGATTTCAGGCCCGACGTCACCGTGCGTGATGGCGATGTGATTGAAGGCGACGGCTGGGCGCTGCAAGCGGTGGCGACGCCGGGCCACACCGCCAACCACATGGCGTTCGCATGGCCGGAACGTAAGTTCCTGTTCGTCGGCGATCATGTCATGGGCTGGTCGACCTCGATCGTAGCGCCGCCGGACGGCTCGATGATCGACTACATGGCCTCATTGGAGAAGCTCGCGGCGCGCGACGAGGACCTGTATTTCTCCGGCCACGGCCCTGAGATTCCCGATGCGCAAAGGTTTGTGCGCTTCCTGATCCGCCATCGCCAGGCCCGCGAAGCCTCGATCCTGCATCGCCTCGCCAAGGGCGCAGCCGACATCCCGACTCTGGTGCGCGCGATCTATATCGGCATCGATCCGAGGTTGACGGGCGCCGCCGGCTATTCCGTGCTGGCGCATCTGGAAGATCTCGTTGCCCGCGGGATCGTGGCGACCGATGGCGATCCGGTGATATCAGGCAGCTATCGGATGGCGGCCTGA
- a CDS encoding uncharacterized protein (DUF1499 family) (product_source=COG4446; cog=COG4446; pfam=PF07386; superfamily=52540; transmembrane_helix_parts=Inside_1_62,TMhelix_63_82,Outside_83_91,TMhelix_92_114,Inside_115_120,TMhelix_121_143,Outside_144_320) — MPAAYQSPLNFLTRHGLKRDICSLAFFAPGKAPTRQNSAMARRFSAAYQTEPVSSLALWARRLAVFAAIAAVVSIMIVRFGFLEVKPALMTFFGALGFAGLSILVALCGFAAIWRNGSRGMSRILLALALDVVILAYPAYLALQYRKLPPIHDITTDPIDPPRFEALARLRTGDDANTAVYAGLYSAELQRAAYPDIEPVDLDVPVQRAYEVALAVVTKRKWLVIDERAPQPPRRIGRIEAVARTPIMGFREDVSIRVTPDGEGSRVDIRSSSRYFEGDLGSNAARITKLIDDINTAVDNAPAPKKVVAPAKAVAKGVKK, encoded by the coding sequence ATGCCGGCTGCTTACCAAAGTCCCTTGAATTTCCTGACACGGCATGGTCTCAAGCGGGATATTTGCAGCCTGGCGTTTTTCGCGCCCGGCAAAGCTCCAACCCGGCAGAATTCAGCGATGGCCCGCAGGTTTTCCGCAGCCTACCAGACGGAGCCGGTGTCCAGCCTGGCACTGTGGGCGCGGCGGCTGGCGGTGTTCGCCGCGATCGCCGCGGTGGTCTCGATCATGATCGTGCGGTTCGGGTTCCTGGAGGTAAAACCGGCGCTGATGACGTTTTTCGGCGCGCTCGGTTTTGCCGGGCTGTCGATCCTGGTGGCGCTGTGCGGCTTCGCCGCGATCTGGCGCAACGGCTCGCGCGGCATGAGCCGGATCCTGCTGGCGCTGGCGCTGGACGTGGTTATTTTGGCCTACCCCGCTTATCTCGCTTTGCAGTACCGCAAGCTGCCGCCGATCCACGACATCACCACCGATCCGATCGACCCGCCGCGCTTCGAGGCCCTGGCGCGGCTGCGCACCGGCGACGACGCCAACACCGCGGTCTATGCCGGCCTCTATTCCGCCGAATTGCAGCGCGCCGCCTATCCGGACATCGAGCCGGTCGACCTCGACGTGCCCGTGCAGCGTGCCTATGAGGTGGCGCTGGCTGTCGTCACCAAGCGCAAATGGCTGGTGATCGACGAGCGCGCGCCGCAGCCGCCGCGCCGGATCGGCCGCATCGAGGCGGTGGCACGGACCCCGATCATGGGGTTTCGCGAGGACGTCTCGATTCGCGTGACGCCGGACGGCGAGGGATCGCGGGTCGATATCCGCTCCTCATCCCGTTATTTCGAAGGCGACCTCGGCAGCAACGCCGCGCGCATAACCAAGCTGATCGACGACATCAACACCGCCGTCGACAACGCGCCGGCGCCGAAGAAGGTCGTGGCGCCGGCGAAGGCGGTAGCGAAGGGTGTGAAGAAGTAA
- a CDS encoding acetyl-CoA synthetase (product_source=KO:K01895; cath_funfam=2.30.38.10,3.30.300.30,3.40.50.980; cog=COG0365; ko=KO:K01895; pfam=PF00501,PF13193; superfamily=56801): MLVKTSDYDQLTRDFRWDVPARFNIATAACDRHADGSNRLALIYVDEDGATHRFSFDEMQAFSRSFANVLKADGLQRGDRVAVFLSQSVELPIVHLAAFRSGLVSVPLFTLFGDDALEFRLANSGAKAVVTDTSGWDKLSKIRERLPHLQDIYVIDSAPHAGAKPFWPAIEAASEDFATVDTSCDDPAIIIYTSGTTGNPKGALHAHRVLLGHLPNVEMVHDFFPKPGDVYWTPADWAWIGGLFDALFPAWYHGVPVVGHRARKFEPQAAMQLMADHGVRNVFLPPTALKLMRQADVKHPGVKLRSMLTGGESLGAELLGWVRATFGIDAHEIYGQTECNLVVGNNANLFPIRPGSMGRPTPGFDVRIVNESGEELPRGERGIVGIRQPNPCTMLEYWKNPEGTAKKYAGEFLLTGDLGIQDNDGYFWYVSREDDVITSAGYRIGPSEIEHTLLKHPAVANAAVVGIPDPIRTEAIKAWIVLRPGFTPSDALAREIQDFVKVQLAAHEYPRHVQFAETLPMTATGKVLRRELRALG, encoded by the coding sequence ATGCTCGTTAAAACCTCCGATTACGATCAGCTCACGCGCGATTTTCGCTGGGACGTCCCGGCGCGCTTCAACATCGCCACCGCGGCCTGTGATCGCCATGCCGATGGCAGCAATCGTCTGGCACTGATCTACGTCGATGAGGACGGCGCCACGCATCGTTTCTCCTTCGACGAGATGCAGGCCTTCTCGCGCAGCTTCGCCAATGTGCTGAAGGCGGATGGCCTGCAGCGCGGCGACCGCGTTGCGGTGTTCCTGTCGCAGTCGGTGGAATTGCCGATCGTGCATCTCGCCGCGTTCCGTTCGGGTTTGGTCTCGGTGCCGCTGTTCACGCTGTTCGGCGATGACGCGCTGGAATTTCGCCTCGCCAATTCCGGCGCCAAGGCCGTCGTCACCGACACGAGCGGCTGGGACAAGTTGTCGAAAATCCGCGAGCGGCTGCCTCATTTACAGGATATCTACGTCATCGACAGTGCGCCGCACGCCGGCGCCAAACCGTTCTGGCCGGCGATCGAGGCGGCATCCGAGGACTTTGCGACCGTCGATACGTCCTGCGACGACCCCGCCATCATCATCTACACCTCGGGCACGACGGGGAACCCCAAAGGCGCGCTGCACGCCCATCGCGTGCTGCTCGGCCATCTCCCCAATGTGGAGATGGTGCATGATTTCTTTCCGAAGCCCGGAGACGTCTACTGGACGCCGGCGGACTGGGCCTGGATCGGCGGGCTGTTCGATGCGCTGTTCCCGGCCTGGTATCATGGCGTGCCCGTCGTCGGGCATCGCGCCAGGAAATTCGAGCCGCAGGCGGCGATGCAGCTGATGGCCGATCACGGCGTGCGCAATGTGTTCCTGCCGCCGACCGCGCTGAAGCTGATGCGGCAGGCCGACGTCAAGCATCCCGGCGTCAAGCTGCGCAGCATGCTGACCGGCGGCGAATCCCTCGGCGCCGAACTGCTCGGCTGGGTCCGCGCCACCTTCGGCATCGACGCCCACGAGATCTACGGCCAGACCGAGTGCAATCTGGTTGTCGGCAACAACGCCAACCTGTTCCCGATCCGACCGGGCTCGATGGGCCGGCCGACGCCGGGCTTTGATGTGCGCATCGTCAACGAAAGCGGCGAGGAATTGCCGCGCGGTGAGCGCGGCATCGTCGGTATCAGGCAGCCCAATCCCTGCACCATGCTTGAATACTGGAAGAACCCTGAAGGGACAGCGAAGAAATACGCCGGCGAATTTCTGCTCACCGGCGATCTCGGCATCCAGGATAACGATGGCTATTTCTGGTATGTCAGCCGCGAGGATGACGTCATTACCTCCGCCGGCTATCGCATCGGTCCCTCGGAGATCGAGCACACGCTGCTCAAGCATCCCGCGGTGGCCAACGCCGCGGTGGTTGGCATCCCCGACCCGATCCGCACCGAAGCCATCAAGGCCTGGATCGTGCTGCGTCCAGGCTTTACACCGAGCGATGCGCTGGCCCGCGAAATCCAGGATTTCGTCAAGGTGCAGCTCGCCGCCCACGAATATCCGCGCCATGTGCAGTTCGCTGAGACGCTGCCGATGACCGCCACCGGCAAGGTGCTGCGGCGGGAGTTGCGGGCGCTGGGGTAG
- a CDS encoding uncharacterized protein YndB with AHSA1/START domain (product_source=COG3832; cath_funfam=3.30.530.20; cog=COG3832; pfam=PF08327; superfamily=55961) yields the protein MDVGKFKPAIVYTIYIASTPERVWQALISAEFTKKYFSGFAVELEPKVGGRFVVRAPDGSDHITGEVIEHDPPRRLTITWNVNWPGLVEQLGPTLVTYEIEQAGDAVRLTLIQAHDRPIDDDILSGGRQGWPAILSSLKSLLETGAPLTIKMEPPLRMLAALRALGIKTPM from the coding sequence ATGGACGTCGGCAAGTTCAAACCCGCGATCGTCTACACGATCTACATCGCGTCCACACCCGAAAGGGTGTGGCAGGCGCTGATCTCGGCGGAGTTCACCAAAAAATACTTCTCGGGTTTTGCCGTCGAGCTTGAGCCGAAGGTCGGCGGACGTTTTGTCGTCCGCGCGCCCGATGGCTCGGACCACATCACCGGCGAAGTGATCGAGCACGATCCGCCGCGCAGGTTGACGATCACGTGGAACGTCAACTGGCCTGGTCTGGTCGAGCAGCTCGGCCCGACGCTGGTGACCTATGAAATCGAGCAGGCCGGCGATGCCGTTCGTCTGACATTGATTCAGGCCCATGACCGCCCCATCGATGACGACATCCTGTCGGGCGGGCGGCAAGGCTGGCCGGCGATCCTGTCGAGCCTGAAAAGCCTGCTGGAGACCGGAGCTCCGTTAACGATCAAGATGGAGCCGCCGTTGCGCATGCTGGCGGCGCTGAGGGCGCTTGGGATCAAGACGCCGATGTGA
- a CDS encoding uncharacterized protein YndB with AHSA1/START domain (product_source=COG3832; cath_funfam=3.30.530.20; cog=COG3832; pfam=PF08327; superfamily=55961) — protein MSKPEFVYTTFIKTTPEKLWHALTDKEFTQTYWYDCSLTSDWKVGSRMHMDKGGKVMNECVILESDPPRRLSYSWLSVFDEEMKKERPSRVTFVLEPSSGAVKLTVTHEGFAEGSKTFPSISGGWPMVLSSLKSILETGKPLIFDKACDAEA, from the coding sequence ATGAGTAAGCCAGAATTCGTCTACACGACCTTTATCAAGACCACGCCGGAAAAGCTCTGGCACGCACTGACAGACAAGGAATTCACACAAACCTACTGGTACGATTGCAGCCTGACGTCGGACTGGAAGGTCGGTTCTCGCATGCATATGGACAAGGGCGGCAAGGTGATGAACGAGTGCGTCATTCTCGAATCCGATCCGCCGCGCAGATTATCCTACAGCTGGCTTTCGGTTTTCGATGAGGAGATGAAGAAGGAACGTCCCTCGCGCGTGACGTTCGTGCTCGAACCGAGCAGCGGCGCCGTCAAGCTCACCGTCACGCACGAGGGTTTCGCCGAAGGCAGCAAGACGTTCCCCAGCATTTCCGGCGGATGGCCGATGGTCCTGTCCAGTCTCAAGAGCATTCTTGAAACCGGCAAGCCGCTGATTTTCGATAAGGCGTGCGACGCAGAGGCATAA
- a CDS encoding DNA-binding transcriptional ArsR family regulator (product_source=COG0640; cath_funfam=1.10.10.10; cog=COG0640; pfam=PF12840; smart=SM00418; superfamily=46785) has protein sequence MDEVFKALADASRRALLDRLHARNGQTLNELCDGLDMSRQAVTKHLGILEAASLVTTLKHGREKLHYLNPVPIHEIGERWIRKFDRAKLVALGELKRQLEKRDE, from the coding sequence ATGGATGAAGTCTTCAAAGCACTGGCCGACGCATCGCGACGCGCTTTGCTGGACAGGCTTCATGCCAGAAACGGACAGACGCTGAACGAACTCTGCGACGGCCTCGACATGTCGCGCCAGGCCGTGACCAAGCATCTTGGGATTCTGGAGGCGGCTAGTCTCGTCACCACGCTGAAGCATGGCCGCGAGAAGCTGCACTACCTCAACCCAGTGCCGATCCACGAGATCGGCGAACGATGGATCAGGAAATTCGACCGCGCGAAATTGGTCGCGCTCGGCGAATTAAAACGTCAACTGGAGAAGCGTGATGAGTAA
- a CDS encoding threonine/homoserine/homoserine lactone efflux protein (product_source=COG1280; cog=COG1280; pfam=PF01810; superfamily=103473; transmembrane_helix_parts=Outside_1_4,TMhelix_5_27,Inside_28_39,TMhelix_40_62,Outside_63_71,TMhelix_72_91,Inside_92_109,TMhelix_110_132,Outside_133_146,TMhelix_147_169,Inside_170_181,TMhelix_182_201,Outside_202_204) translates to MSLQVYFAFVVACIVLALLPGPMVTLIVANGLRHGTRAALINVAGAQVGLGIVIGIVAVGLTSLMATMGYWFDWVRFAGAAYLVWLGIKLIRAPAESVTADAPPPPRGGFFLQGLLVLLSNPKVLVFFGAFIPQFVDMEKDHVSQVALLGITFMATAGLTDAIYALLAGRARKFFSVRRTRLLSRVSGGFMIGGGVWLALTRAR, encoded by the coding sequence ATGTCGCTTCAGGTCTATTTTGCCTTCGTTGTTGCCTGCATCGTGCTGGCGCTGCTGCCGGGACCGATGGTGACCCTGATCGTCGCCAACGGGTTGCGCCACGGCACCCGCGCTGCGCTGATCAACGTCGCCGGCGCGCAGGTCGGCCTTGGCATCGTGATCGGCATCGTCGCGGTGGGTCTGACATCGCTGATGGCAACGATGGGCTACTGGTTCGACTGGGTGCGCTTTGCCGGTGCGGCCTATCTGGTCTGGCTCGGCATCAAGCTGATCCGCGCGCCGGCCGAAAGCGTCACTGCGGATGCACCGCCACCGCCGCGCGGCGGGTTTTTCCTGCAGGGCTTGCTGGTGCTGCTCAGCAATCCGAAGGTGCTGGTGTTCTTCGGTGCCTTCATTCCGCAATTCGTCGACATGGAAAAGGATCACGTCTCGCAGGTGGCCTTGCTCGGCATCACCTTCATGGCGACCGCGGGATTGACCGACGCGATCTACGCGCTGCTGGCGGGGCGGGCGCGAAAATTCTTTTCGGTGCGGCGAACGCGGCTGCTGTCGCGCGTCTCCGGCGGCTTCATGATCGGCGGCGGCGTCTGGCTGGCGCTGACGCGGGCGCGCTGA
- a CDS encoding hypothetical protein (product_source=Hypo-rule applied; cath_funfam=3.40.50.800; pfam=PF12158; transmembrane_helix_parts=Outside_1_5,TMhelix_6_28,Inside_29_135,TMhelix_136_158,Outside_159_172,TMhelix_173_195,Inside_196_299,TMhelix_300_322,Outside_323_324), with product MPDLPWYVYAMALAPFGVILIAAGYKYLQVRAASDWPSTPGKVVVSTSEVRDVKVIDDTRDDRQGVEQRNFANIVYEYTVSGQKLTNNRVEIGENRGDFQVAETIARYPVGTAVTVFYNPRHPRDAVLERDMPKGTGGCLAIAAVIMLVVVFGGAIGVKRIADLVGTHLADPKLSPLVVALGAFGFFIALFGLALHRQSSLARTWPVVPGTIKLTEPEIYQSADSDSGRSGPIMYRIQVLYNYHFRHIAYTGTHASVSSSSKPTSKDSVRSFGATYRNGASVKVYVDPANASQSTISPGGAAAWFLWAIALGFAAAAYYVATHG from the coding sequence TTGCCGGATTTGCCGTGGTACGTCTATGCGATGGCGCTGGCGCCATTCGGCGTTATTCTCATTGCCGCCGGGTACAAATATCTCCAGGTCCGTGCCGCCAGCGACTGGCCTTCGACACCCGGCAAGGTCGTGGTGTCGACGTCGGAAGTGCGCGACGTCAAGGTGATCGACGATACCAGGGACGATCGCCAGGGCGTCGAGCAGCGCAACTTCGCCAACATCGTTTACGAATACACCGTGAGCGGACAGAAGCTCACCAACAACCGCGTCGAGATCGGCGAGAACCGCGGCGATTTCCAGGTGGCGGAGACCATCGCGCGCTATCCGGTCGGCACCGCGGTGACGGTCTTCTACAATCCGCGGCATCCGCGGGATGCCGTGCTGGAGCGCGACATGCCGAAGGGCACCGGCGGCTGCCTCGCCATCGCCGCCGTGATCATGCTGGTGGTGGTGTTCGGCGGCGCGATCGGCGTAAAGCGCATCGCCGACCTTGTCGGCACGCATCTGGCCGATCCAAAACTGTCGCCGCTCGTGGTCGCCCTGGGCGCATTCGGATTCTTCATCGCGCTGTTCGGGCTGGCGCTGCACCGGCAATCGTCATTGGCCAGGACCTGGCCCGTTGTTCCCGGCACCATCAAGCTGACCGAACCTGAAATATATCAGAGTGCCGACAGCGACAGCGGTCGGAGCGGTCCGATCATGTACCGTATCCAGGTGCTCTATAACTATCATTTCCGCCATATCGCCTACACCGGCACGCATGCGAGCGTGAGCAGCAGCAGCAAGCCGACCTCGAAGGATTCCGTGCGTTCGTTCGGCGCGACCTATCGCAACGGCGCCAGCGTCAAGGTCTACGTCGATCCCGCCAATGCATCGCAATCCACGATCAGTCCCGGAGGGGCGGCGGCGTGGTTCCTGTGGGCGATCGCGCTGGGGTTCGCAGCAGCGGCATATTACGTGGCCACGCACGGGTAG
- a CDS encoding putative N-formylglutamate amidohydrolase (product_source=COG3931; cog=COG3931; pfam=PF05013; superfamily=53187), translated as MDSVSDTSLRLGAGDVPPVLEQNSAGRSPFLLTCDHYGRLIPTMLGDLGLPESELTRHIAWDVGIAGVAEQMASALDAHLVAQRYSRLVIDCNRPPDAASSIPLISDATTVPGNDGLDRAAAESRRQLIFDPYHRRIREVIDNRLRDGLPTVLVSLHSFTPVYAGIARPWHIGTLYQHDTQLPPLLLQGLRAEVDLVVGDNEPYAVSDATDYTIPVHGEKRGLMNTGIEIRQDLVDDPAGETQWAERLTRVFQEIEITLKTQGLI; from the coding sequence TTGGATAGCGTCAGCGACACATCACTACGTCTCGGAGCCGGGGATGTTCCGCCGGTATTGGAACAAAACAGCGCGGGACGCTCGCCGTTCCTGCTGACCTGCGACCACTATGGCCGGTTGATCCCGACCATGCTTGGCGACCTCGGCCTGCCCGAGAGCGAGCTGACCCGGCACATCGCCTGGGACGTCGGCATTGCTGGCGTCGCCGAGCAGATGGCAAGCGCGCTCGACGCGCATCTGGTGGCGCAGCGCTATTCGCGGCTGGTGATCGACTGCAACCGGCCGCCGGACGCCGCCAGCTCGATCCCGCTGATCAGCGACGCCACCACGGTGCCCGGCAATGACGGCCTCGATCGCGCCGCCGCCGAGAGCCGGCGGCAACTGATCTTCGATCCCTATCACCGGCGGATTCGCGAGGTGATCGACAACAGGCTGCGCGATGGCCTGCCGACGGTACTGGTGTCGCTGCACAGCTTTACGCCGGTCTATGCCGGCATCGCCCGCCCCTGGCACATCGGCACGCTGTATCAGCACGACACCCAACTGCCGCCGCTGCTGCTGCAGGGCCTGCGCGCCGAAGTCGACCTCGTGGTCGGCGACAACGAGCCCTATGCGGTGAGCGACGCAACCGACTACACCATCCCCGTCCATGGCGAGAAGCGCGGGCTGATGAACACCGGCATCGAAATCCGTCAGGACCTGGTCGATGATCCCGCCGGCGAGACACAATGGGCCGAGCGTCTGACAAGGGTTTTTCAGGAGATCGAGATCACGCTGAAGACGCAGGGGCTGATTTAG